GAGCCGAGCTTTACCCCCTGCATGTCGAACACGCTAAAGTTGCTTTCGGCCTCAGTCATACCAAAGCGGATATTCTTAATTCCAATGGGCGGCTGAGCGCTGATTTCCTTGAATTCGATATAGTCAATATCAATCCAGTCGTTTGCAATTTCAATCTTCAGTTCGTGTTCGCCAGCCTTCAGGGAAACCTTGCCACCATCGACGATAGAGAACGTGTCAAAGCCCTTGCCTTCGTTCACCATTTCATCGCCAATGCGCTTGTCATCCATGTAGAGCACAATGCTACCGGTCGCATTGTCACCGGCTACGTTCGCCGTAATTGCGTAGTCGCCATCGGCCTTGACATTTACGGTGTACTTGAGCCATTCAGACTTTTGGCAGTGACCGACGACAATGCCCATGTTCGGCTGGTAAATATCGACATCGTTCTTGCGGAGCTTACCGCCTTCGTTGCCCTTGCTCAAATCGTAATAGGCCTTGTCGGCGCCGCCCTTGTTGTAGTTTTCAGCTTCGACCTTGCCAGGGATTTCAATCGGGTCCGTGTACGGGCCATATTCCTCGGGCGGTTCATCCGGAACCGTAGACTGGCTCGGGTCCACAAGGTTTACCGGCGGAGCATCCGGATCAATCGTCTTGTCGATAAGCTTGAGCATTTCGGAGCAGTAGCGCTTGCCAAGTTCAATCACGCCCGCACGGCCAAAGTGGTACGGATCCTTGCCGTTACCCTGCAAGCCCTTGGAAGAGGCAAGTCCGAACTTCTTGAAATTTTGCTTAAGCTGGGCAATGCCGCCGTTTTTGCTAGAGCAGCAGTTCTGGCCTTCCTGGAGGAGTTCGCCCGCCACAAACGGCACTTCGTTTTCGTCCAAGCCAAGCGCATCAATCACGTCCTTGTAGGTCTTGTAAACGGTCTTGCGCCAGTTGGCATCGGTACCGTCACTTTCGCCCTGGTGGAAGATGAAGCCCTTGATGACGCCCACTTCCTTTGCCTTCTTGGCAAGTTCCAGAATGCGTCCCGGAGGGTTGTTGTCGTAATCCTTGGGCCAGCCCCAGTTCATGATGTCCTTGCCATCGCCCCTGAAATAAGCTTCGTACTGGTCCTTGTCAAAGGCGCGGATGCTCACAGCACCGATGGCAACCGGGATAATGCCCACGGTCACGCCCGGCAAGGAATCGGCCATAGCGCGGCCAAAGTAGTCCGCCGGGGAGAGGTTTTCGAACGGATGGAACATCGGAGGAATTGCCGGGTACCATTCGCCCGTCTTGATAGACTGATTCGTCTTGCCGCTGCGTTGGCTTGCATTTGCATTGTGCGAAGCAAGCATGATAAAGTTCTTGGGCGGATTCGCCTGGTCCTCGGACGGTACGATATCGCCGTTGCCCGCCATGTTGGACTGCCCGTAAGCAATGTAAATATGGAAGTTCGGGTTCGGAGCCGCATTCGCCCCCACCGCAAACATAGAAAGCCCTGCAGCAACACCTGCATAGGCCAGGATTTTTTTCAATTCTCTTTCCACGCTCATTTTTATATCCCTTAATCCAAAATTTCTATAAAGAATCTACCCTAAAAAAGCCGTTTTGTAGCACAGCAGGGCTCCATATAATATGGACGTTTTGTCAATGATTTGCGAAATTCGCTCAAAAGCAGCATTTTGTCCACAAAAAAAAACGAGAGCCAATCGCTCGGCTCCCGCTTTAGGAATATGAAATTATTTAACCACCGAGATGCGGTAAGCCTTGCCGCCCTTCAGCGACTTTACGATGTAGACACCACCTCGA
This region of Fibrobacter sp. UBA4297 genomic DNA includes:
- a CDS encoding sialate O-acetylesterase, which codes for MKKILAYAGVAAGLSMFAVGANAAPNPNFHIYIAYGQSNMAGNGDIVPSEDQANPPKNFIMLASHNANASQRSGKTNQSIKTGEWYPAIPPMFHPFENLSPADYFGRAMADSLPGVTVGIIPVAIGAVSIRAFDKDQYEAYFRGDGKDIMNWGWPKDYDNNPPGRILELAKKAKEVGVIKGFIFHQGESDGTDANWRKTVYKTYKDVIDALGLDENEVPFVAGELLQEGQNCCSSKNGGIAQLKQNFKKFGLASSKGLQGNGKDPYHFGRAGVIELGKRYCSEMLKLIDKTIDPDAPPVNLVDPSQSTVPDEPPEEYGPYTDPIEIPGKVEAENYNKGGADKAYYDLSKGNEGGKLRKNDVDIYQPNMGIVVGHCQKSEWLKYTVNVKADGDYAITANVAGDNATGSIVLYMDDKRIGDEMVNEGKGFDTFSIVDGGKVSLKAGEHELKIEIANDWIDIDYIEFKEISAQPPIGIKNIRFGMTEAESNFSVFDMQGVKLGSFTAKGMDEAMNLVRENAKLRKQAKGVFFVRKNGEKSLTKKVVIHE